Proteins encoded by one window of Burkholderia plantarii:
- a CDS encoding pyridoxal phosphate-dependent aminotransferase has protein sequence MKPIQKSNKLLNVCYDIRGPVLEHAKRLEEEGHKIIKLNIGNLAPFGFEAPDEIIQDMIRNLPASSGYSDSKGVFSARKAVMHYTQQKGVKGVELDDIYIGNGASELIVMATQALLNDGDEVLLPAPDYPLWTAAVSLSGGTPVHYVCDESNRWMPDPDDIRRKITPNTKALVVINPNNPTGALYSDELLRELIAIAREHGLVIFADEVYDKILYDGKTHTALASLTEDVISVTFNSLSKSYRSCGYRAGWMFVAGLTGENRRRAKDYLEGLGILSSMRLCANVPGQFAIQTALGGYQSINELLVPGGRLYRQRELAYDMLTAIPGVTCVKPDAALYMFPRLDPKLYPIQNDQQFILDLLLKERVLLVQGTGFNWPTPDHFRVVFLPNVDDLADSINRIARFLDGYRKQHAA, from the coding sequence GTGAAACCGATCCAGAAATCCAACAAGCTGCTCAACGTGTGCTACGACATTCGCGGCCCGGTGCTCGAGCATGCGAAGCGCCTCGAGGAAGAGGGGCACAAGATCATCAAGCTGAACATCGGCAACCTGGCGCCGTTCGGTTTCGAGGCCCCCGACGAGATCATCCAGGACATGATCCGCAACCTGCCGGCGTCCTCGGGCTACTCGGATTCGAAGGGCGTGTTCTCGGCGCGCAAGGCGGTGATGCACTACACGCAGCAAAAGGGCGTGAAGGGCGTCGAGCTCGACGACATATACATCGGCAACGGCGCCTCGGAACTGATCGTGATGGCCACCCAGGCGCTGCTGAACGATGGCGACGAGGTGCTGCTGCCGGCGCCCGACTATCCGCTCTGGACCGCGGCCGTGAGCCTGTCGGGCGGCACGCCCGTCCACTACGTCTGCGACGAGTCGAACCGCTGGATGCCGGACCCCGACGACATCCGCCGCAAGATCACGCCGAACACCAAGGCGCTCGTCGTGATCAACCCGAACAATCCTACCGGCGCGCTCTATTCGGACGAACTGCTGCGCGAGCTGATCGCGATCGCGCGCGAGCACGGCCTCGTGATCTTCGCCGACGAGGTCTACGACAAGATTCTCTACGACGGCAAGACCCACACGGCGCTCGCCTCGCTGACCGAAGACGTGATCTCGGTCACCTTCAACAGCCTCTCGAAGAGCTACCGTTCGTGCGGCTACCGCGCCGGCTGGATGTTCGTGGCCGGCCTGACGGGCGAGAACCGCCGCCGCGCGAAGGATTACCTGGAAGGGCTCGGGATCCTCTCGTCGATGCGCCTGTGCGCCAACGTGCCGGGCCAGTTCGCGATCCAGACCGCGCTCGGCGGCTACCAGAGCATCAACGAGCTGCTGGTGCCGGGCGGGCGCCTGTACCGCCAGCGCGAGCTCGCCTACGACATGCTGACCGCGATCCCCGGCGTCACCTGCGTGAAGCCCGACGCCGCGCTCTACATGTTCCCGCGGCTCGACCCGAAGCTCTACCCGATCCAGAACGACCAGCAGTTCATTCTCGACCTGCTGCTCAAGGAGCGCGTGCTGCTGGTGCAGGGCACCGGCTTCAACTGGCCGACGCCCGACCATTTCCGCGTGGTGTTCCTGCCGAACGTCGACGACCTGGCCGATTCGATCAACCGGATCGCGCGCTTCCTCG